A window from Armatimonas rosea encodes these proteins:
- a CDS encoding endonuclease MutS2: MDDHSLRVLEFDAVRGLLAERAACALGAERARELTPSPLFAFIQEWQQETTEVRKVTDAHGPFPLGGIQDIRRSLAHADVGQNLTPHEFLTLSSTLVGASRLKQFLVRHAEKAPLLSDRALGIQEYPRLLAEIELCIGRSGDVLDSASPALAAARAKIRVTQRRVDEKLNAVLNSSVTRGMLMDPTVVLRDGRRCLPVKAEFKRQLPGIVHDQSGTGATVFIEPLIVVELNNELRQLEAAEQAEIEKVLKKLTESVKKVNESLFSTIEIVGGLDLASAKGKLADDFHCVAPKLNQKGYVALEEARHPLLDQENVVPITVHLGDDATKALLITGPNTGGKTVTLKTVGLFTLMAQSGLHVPARSAELAHFTQVFADIGDEQSITHSLSTFSAHIRNIVRILKTLGTQALVLLDEIGSGTDPAEGAALAKAILGDLLAHNARVIATTHYGELKEFAYSRDGIDNAAVEFNPETLRPTYRILQGVPGSSNAFHIARRLGMPPRVVDAAVENQNRAGAEAATVMQRLEKAKRSAENERENARKLRRELDVMKLKYEERLRDLESLRKEAKERATEEARAVIRQKTEKMDNLIGELRRMGKEGRKTQSTRKKMKDTTDELIGEIGWEKEPLPLDEAPIPTVLKKGERVRVTSLGNAVGNVLADSVGKEVQVQVGAMRVTVPLSALRTLNGVEIAALPAPKVESATNAGALAMTKTMTVSHELTVIGLRADAALPRVDKWLDDAYTAGLLNVRIVHGKGTGALRKAIWETLKTDNRVLSFAMAHPDFGGAGATELVLRQ; encoded by the coding sequence ATGGATGACCATTCCCTACGAGTTTTAGAGTTTGACGCCGTGCGCGGGTTGCTGGCAGAGCGGGCGGCGTGTGCGCTGGGGGCGGAGCGGGCGCGGGAGCTGACGCCTAGCCCCCTATTTGCCTTTATCCAGGAGTGGCAGCAAGAGACCACCGAAGTCCGAAAGGTTACGGATGCGCACGGGCCGTTTCCGCTGGGGGGAATCCAGGATATCCGGCGCTCGCTCGCCCACGCCGATGTAGGACAAAACCTGACTCCCCATGAGTTCCTGACGCTCTCGTCGACTTTAGTGGGAGCAAGCCGCTTGAAGCAGTTCCTGGTCCGCCACGCCGAGAAAGCCCCTCTTCTGAGTGACCGAGCCCTCGGCATCCAAGAGTACCCGCGCCTGCTGGCCGAGATCGAGCTCTGTATCGGGCGGAGCGGCGATGTGCTGGACTCCGCGTCCCCGGCGCTGGCGGCGGCCCGCGCCAAGATTCGGGTCACCCAGCGCCGGGTAGATGAGAAGCTCAACGCCGTGCTGAACTCGTCGGTGACCCGCGGGATGCTCATGGACCCGACTGTCGTGCTGCGCGATGGCCGCCGCTGCCTGCCCGTGAAGGCCGAGTTCAAGCGCCAGCTCCCCGGCATTGTCCACGACCAGTCCGGCACCGGCGCGACCGTCTTTATCGAGCCGCTGATCGTGGTTGAGCTGAACAATGAGCTGCGTCAGCTTGAGGCCGCCGAGCAGGCCGAGATCGAGAAGGTCCTCAAGAAGCTCACCGAGAGTGTCAAGAAGGTCAATGAGTCGCTGTTTAGTACGATCGAGATTGTCGGGGGGCTGGACCTCGCTAGCGCCAAGGGCAAGCTCGCCGATGACTTCCACTGTGTCGCGCCCAAGCTCAACCAGAAGGGCTATGTCGCCCTGGAGGAGGCCCGCCACCCGCTGCTGGACCAGGAAAATGTCGTCCCCATCACCGTGCACCTCGGCGACGATGCCACAAAGGCGCTTCTGATCACTGGCCCCAACACCGGCGGAAAGACCGTCACCCTCAAGACGGTCGGGCTGTTCACGCTCATGGCGCAGTCCGGGCTTCATGTCCCCGCCCGCAGTGCCGAGCTGGCCCACTTTACCCAGGTCTTTGCCGATATCGGCGATGAGCAGTCGATCACGCATAGCCTCTCCACGTTTTCCGCGCATATTCGCAATATCGTCCGCATCTTGAAGACCCTCGGCACCCAAGCCCTTGTCTTGCTAGATGAGATCGGCTCCGGCACCGACCCCGCGGAGGGCGCGGCGCTCGCCAAGGCGATCCTGGGGGACCTGCTCGCCCACAACGCCCGTGTGATCGCGACGACCCACTATGGGGAGCTCAAGGAGTTCGCCTACAGCCGCGATGGGATCGACAATGCCGCGGTGGAGTTCAACCCGGAGACCCTGCGCCCGACCTATCGCATTCTCCAGGGTGTCCCGGGCTCGTCGAACGCGTTCCATATCGCCCGCCGCCTCGGCATGCCGCCGCGCGTGGTGGATGCCGCGGTCGAGAACCAAAACCGCGCCGGCGCGGAGGCCGCGACCGTGATGCAGCGCCTCGAAAAAGCCAAGCGCAGCGCCGAGAACGAGCGCGAGAACGCCCGCAAGCTCCGCCGTGAGCTCGACGTGATGAAGCTCAAGTACGAGGAGCGCCTGCGCGATCTGGAGAGCCTGCGCAAAGAGGCAAAAGAGCGCGCCACGGAAGAGGCCCGCGCGGTGATTCGCCAGAAGACCGAGAAGATGGACAACCTGATCGGGGAGCTGCGGCGGATGGGCAAGGAGGGCCGCAAGACCCAGTCCACGCGCAAGAAGATGAAGGACACCACCGACGAGCTGATCGGGGAGATTGGCTGGGAAAAAGAGCCGCTCCCGCTCGACGAGGCCCCGATCCCTACCGTCCTCAAAAAAGGCGAGCGCGTCCGGGTAACGTCGCTAGGCAACGCTGTCGGCAATGTGCTAGCTGATTCTGTGGGCAAAGAGGTCCAGGTCCAGGTCGGTGCGATGCGTGTCACGGTTCCCCTCTCCGCCCTGCGCACCCTCAACGGAGTGGAGATCGCCGCCCTCCCCGCTCCCAAGGTGGAGAGCGCCACCAACGCCGGGGCGCTCGCCATGACCAAGACGATGACCGTCTCCCACGAGCTCACCGTGATCGGCCTGCGCGCCGATGCCGCCCTTCCACGCGTGGACAAGTGGCTCGACGATGCCTACACCGCCGGGCTGCTCAATGTCCGCATTGTCCATGGCAAGGGCACAGGCGCACTCCGCAAAGCCATCTGGGAGACTCTCAAGACCGACAACCGCGTGCTAAGCTTCGCCATGGCCCACCCCGACTTCGGCGGCGCGGGTGCAACGGAACTGGTTCTGCGGCAGTAG
- a CDS encoding pectinesterase family protein — protein MPKTWTVASEGTGGKADFKTVQAALDAVPENNKEPILIRIRPGTYKELLTLHKSKGNVTLRGESAERTVLTFDRSARTLDPTGKPYGTSGSASATLSADNFRAENLTFANSAGRGRDVGQAVAVKTQGDQMVFENCRFLGWQDTLYANGDGHQRFTNCYIEGDVDFIFGHAAAVFEKCKLVCKGEGYVTAQARDTERDPGGYLFWRCDISAAPEVRPGSVYLGRPWRDFARVLFWECTLGAQIRPVGWHNWDKPEREKTAFFAECNNKGPGAETKERAPWSKQLTVKEAEAFRRALAGV, from the coding sequence ATGCCAAAGACATGGACTGTCGCTTCCGAGGGAACCGGAGGCAAGGCGGACTTTAAGACCGTCCAAGCGGCGCTGGATGCGGTGCCGGAAAACAACAAAGAGCCGATCTTGATTCGAATTCGCCCAGGGACGTACAAAGAGCTCCTGACCCTGCACAAGAGCAAGGGCAATGTCACCCTGCGCGGTGAGTCGGCGGAGCGGACGGTGCTGACCTTTGACCGGAGTGCACGGACCCTCGACCCGACGGGAAAGCCCTACGGCACGAGCGGCTCGGCGAGCGCGACTCTCTCAGCCGATAACTTCCGCGCCGAGAACCTGACGTTCGCCAATAGTGCCGGGCGAGGTCGCGATGTCGGGCAGGCGGTGGCGGTCAAGACCCAGGGCGACCAGATGGTCTTTGAAAACTGTCGCTTTCTGGGCTGGCAGGACACCCTCTACGCCAACGGCGACGGCCACCAGCGCTTTACAAACTGCTACATCGAGGGCGATGTGGACTTTATCTTCGGCCACGCTGCCGCGGTTTTCGAGAAATGCAAGCTTGTCTGCAAGGGCGAGGGCTATGTCACGGCGCAGGCCCGCGATACGGAGCGCGACCCCGGCGGCTATCTCTTCTGGCGCTGCGATATCTCCGCCGCGCCGGAGGTTCGTCCGGGCAGTGTCTATCTAGGCCGTCCGTGGCGCGACTTTGCCCGTGTTCTCTTCTGGGAGTGCACGCTTGGGGCACAGATTCGCCCGGTCGGGTGGCATAACTGGGACAAGCCGGAGCGCGAGAAGACGGCGTTTTTTGCGGAGTGCAACAACAAGGGGCCGGGGGCGGAGACCAAGGAGCGTGCGCCGTGGAGCAAGCAGCTCACGGTCAAAGAGGCCGAGGCGTTTCGCCGGGCTCTAGCCGGGGTGTAG
- a CDS encoding proline dehydrogenase family protein yields the protein MSTTMGVEQATQTRGKRLLSEVRRQEKKGSATEIFYSKLMALSTRDEKLKIELFRFVDALPALKSPESVARHLMEYLVRPDVSLPPGGAQLLSTLAATGPSRSLLHFVSHTGAKMMAGRFIAGRNGIEAVKEIERLRRVPMTFTMDLLGEAVISEVEALAYQKKYLDLIEDLARLSKDWPTIDQLEKASYGQLPKVNVSVKLSSLYARFDPMAADATVKAVKERLYPILSAAKKHGLFVNFDMEQHDFCTVTNRIFREIFTEPEFADWADVGIVVQAYLKRAENDLVELRDWVIARGVPVHVRLVKGAYWDFETIIAAQRHHPVPVWEKKPLTDACFERCTEFLLDNWQYLRPAIASHNVRSSSKAQALAEAKGVPPRTVEYQVLFGMGEPIGRALAAQGERVRTYVPFGELLPGMAYLVRRLLENSSNDSFIRKSGDANADDALLAEPTSPPQPPSPKGKGGEFMNNPEVDFAIPENQKKMQEALDKIKADLGFTVPIVINGKRETGTVVERPDPSETAVVASKAHFASVAQAEQALAAASAAFPSWRDVSVKERADLLRRTAEQFEKRRFEISAWMVREVGKPWREADADVAEAIDFCNFYATEMERLSEPRKRNLPGEWNEYFYDARGPAVIIAPWNFPLAILCGMAVAAIVAGNPVILKPSEQACRVGYFLQEALEAAGCPAGVSNFLPGDGEQIGPTLVNDPRVAVIAFTGSKAVGLSIIRSASEVRPGQREIKRVIAELGGKNAIIVDEDADLDEAVAGALASVAGFAGQKCSACSRIIVVGDAYEPFCHRLGEAMASLIVGNAADPATNVPPVVDADSQARIERYIEIGKQEGKLVGQKAVPAELVGKGYYVAPSAFIDCPADGKLCQEEIFGPVVAILKAATLDEALAIADGTMYALTGGLYSRSPKNIERVRREFRVGNLYINRKITGAVVDRQPFGGARMSGVGSKAGGPDYLQQFLVPRTITESVMRRGFAPTEESGA from the coding sequence ATGAGTACTACCATGGGGGTTGAGCAAGCAACACAGACACGTGGCAAGCGCTTGCTCTCCGAGGTCCGCCGCCAGGAGAAGAAGGGCAGCGCGACCGAGATTTTCTATAGCAAGCTCATGGCGCTCTCGACGCGCGATGAGAAGCTCAAGATCGAGCTCTTTCGGTTTGTTGATGCGCTTCCTGCGCTCAAGTCGCCCGAGTCCGTGGCACGGCACTTGATGGAGTATCTGGTGCGTCCTGATGTCTCCCTCCCACCGGGCGGCGCTCAGCTGCTGAGCACCCTTGCGGCCACCGGGCCATCGCGCTCGCTGTTGCACTTCGTGTCGCACACCGGGGCGAAGATGATGGCGGGGCGCTTTATCGCTGGGCGCAACGGGATCGAGGCCGTCAAGGAGATCGAGCGCCTTCGCCGCGTCCCCATGACCTTCACGATGGACCTGCTGGGTGAGGCCGTGATCAGCGAGGTCGAGGCGCTTGCCTACCAGAAGAAGTACCTCGATCTTATTGAAGACCTCGCGCGGCTCTCCAAGGACTGGCCGACCATCGACCAGCTCGAAAAGGCCAGCTATGGCCAGCTCCCCAAGGTCAATGTCTCGGTCAAGCTGAGCTCGCTCTACGCGCGTTTTGACCCGATGGCCGCCGATGCCACGGTCAAGGCCGTCAAGGAGCGCCTCTACCCGATCCTCTCCGCCGCCAAGAAGCACGGGCTCTTTGTCAACTTCGACATGGAGCAGCACGACTTCTGCACGGTCACCAACCGCATCTTCCGCGAGATCTTCACCGAGCCCGAGTTTGCCGACTGGGCCGATGTGGGTATCGTCGTGCAGGCCTACCTCAAGCGCGCCGAGAACGACTTGGTGGAGCTGCGCGACTGGGTGATCGCCCGCGGGGTCCCCGTCCATGTCCGCCTTGTGAAGGGGGCCTACTGGGACTTTGAGACCATTATCGCCGCCCAGCGCCACCATCCGGTTCCGGTCTGGGAGAAGAAGCCCCTCACCGATGCCTGCTTCGAGCGCTGCACGGAGTTCTTGCTGGACAACTGGCAGTACCTGCGCCCGGCAATCGCCAGCCACAATGTGCGCTCGTCGTCGAAGGCCCAAGCGCTGGCGGAGGCAAAGGGAGTCCCGCCGCGGACCGTCGAGTACCAGGTGCTCTTTGGGATGGGCGAGCCCATTGGCCGCGCCCTCGCCGCGCAGGGCGAGCGGGTCCGCACCTATGTCCCCTTTGGGGAGCTCCTCCCCGGCATGGCCTATCTTGTCCGCCGCCTGCTCGAGAACTCGTCCAACGATAGCTTTATCCGCAAGTCCGGCGATGCCAATGCCGACGATGCGCTGCTGGCCGAGCCCACCTCTCCCCCCCAGCCCCCCTCACCTAAAGGCAAGGGGGGAGAGTTTATGAATAACCCCGAGGTGGATTTTGCGATCCCCGAGAACCAGAAAAAGATGCAAGAAGCTCTAGATAAGATCAAGGCCGACCTCGGCTTTACCGTTCCCATCGTCATCAATGGCAAGCGCGAGACAGGCACCGTCGTCGAGCGCCCGGACCCGTCGGAGACCGCCGTGGTGGCGTCCAAGGCCCATTTTGCCAGCGTTGCCCAGGCCGAGCAGGCGCTGGCGGCGGCGAGCGCGGCGTTCCCGAGCTGGCGCGATGTCTCGGTGAAGGAGCGCGCGGATCTGCTGCGTCGCACCGCCGAGCAGTTTGAGAAACGCCGCTTCGAGATCTCGGCGTGGATGGTACGCGAGGTCGGCAAGCCCTGGCGCGAGGCCGATGCCGATGTCGCGGAGGCGATTGATTTCTGTAACTTCTACGCCACTGAGATGGAGCGCCTCTCGGAGCCCCGCAAGCGCAACCTGCCGGGCGAGTGGAACGAGTATTTTTACGACGCCCGTGGTCCCGCGGTGATTATCGCCCCCTGGAACTTCCCGCTGGCGATCCTCTGTGGCATGGCCGTGGCCGCGATTGTCGCCGGAAACCCGGTGATCCTCAAGCCTAGCGAGCAGGCATGCCGTGTCGGCTACTTCCTGCAAGAGGCGCTGGAGGCCGCGGGTTGCCCGGCGGGCGTCTCCAACTTCCTCCCCGGCGATGGCGAGCAGATCGGGCCGACCCTTGTCAACGATCCACGCGTCGCCGTGATCGCCTTCACGGGGAGCAAGGCCGTGGGGCTCAGCATTATCCGCTCCGCCTCCGAGGTGCGCCCCGGCCAGCGTGAGATTAAGCGCGTCATCGCCGAGCTCGGCGGCAAGAACGCGATTATCGTGGACGAAGACGCGGACCTTGACGAGGCCGTGGCCGGTGCGCTCGCCTCCGTTGCCGGTTTTGCCGGCCAGAAGTGCTCGGCGTGCTCAAGAATCATCGTGGTCGGGGATGCCTACGAGCCGTTCTGTCACCGGCTGGGCGAGGCGATGGCCAGCCTGATCGTCGGAAACGCCGCCGACCCGGCGACCAATGTTCCGCCGGTCGTGGATGCGGACTCCCAAGCGCGGATCGAGCGCTATATCGAGATCGGCAAGCAAGAGGGCAAGCTGGTCGGGCAGAAGGCCGTGCCCGCGGAGCTCGTCGGGAAAGGCTACTATGTCGCGCCGAGCGCCTTTATCGACTGCCCCGCCGATGGCAAGCTCTGCCAGGAGGAGATCTTTGGCCCGGTGGTCGCGATCCTCAAGGCGGCCACGCTCGACGAAGCCCTCGCGATCGCCGATGGGACGATGTATGCGCTGACGGGCGGGCTCTACTCGCGCTCCCCGAAGAATATCGAGCGGGTGCGACGGGAGTTCCGCGTGGGCAACCTCTACATCAACCGCAAGATCACCGGCGCGGTGGTGGACCGCCAGCCCTTTGGCGGTGCGCGCATGTCGGGAGTCGGGAGTAAGGCGGGCGGGCCGGACTACCTCCAGCAGTTCCTCGTCCCCCGCACGATCACCGAGTCGGTCATGCGCCGCGGGTTCGCCCCCACGGAAGAGAGCGGGGCCTAA
- a CDS encoding reverse transcriptase family protein → MTAAERQRLKEIGKDAFIREEMVRLGFWPPSPEIAEQSAEAERKLRPLYDELVGVRRELDGVEKAIRESGDVPALLAEIRRKRIERVRAARVVKKVEREAARVKKQEQDALWRRTALPHLGRGVSGGLTFVEGEIEKLCAAMGLTERELAWLCYQRPASKTGHYSLFTIPKKRGGKRVLASPKSKLRQAQRWILSEILANQAPHAAAMAFSPGASVVKNAEPHTGKSVVVKVDLQDFFPSLGVKRVKNYFEHLGHSEGVATVLALLCTDCPRVAVEFDGEKKFVAVGPRGVPQGALTSPALSNLLVEKLDKRLTGAAQKLGFVYTRYADDLTFSHADGSAPVGLLLTLVRQIVADEKLTVNEKKTQVLRSSDRQIITGLVVNGEQGVRLSRDDVRRFRAILHHCDTEGFDKVSERLGRSAQAYCQGYLAFIKMVRPELADKLVTAHSWLVR, encoded by the coding sequence ATGACAGCGGCAGAGCGACAGCGTTTGAAAGAGATCGGCAAGGATGCCTTTATCCGTGAGGAGATGGTGCGCCTCGGGTTCTGGCCACCGTCGCCGGAGATCGCGGAGCAGTCGGCGGAGGCGGAGCGGAAGCTGCGGCCCCTCTACGACGAGCTGGTGGGTGTCCGGCGCGAGCTGGATGGAGTGGAGAAGGCGATTCGCGAGAGCGGCGATGTCCCGGCACTGCTGGCAGAGATTCGGCGCAAGCGGATCGAGCGGGTGCGTGCGGCGCGGGTGGTGAAGAAAGTTGAACGCGAGGCGGCGCGGGTCAAGAAGCAGGAGCAAGACGCGCTCTGGCGACGGACGGCACTGCCGCATCTGGGGCGCGGTGTCTCCGGCGGCCTGACCTTTGTCGAGGGGGAGATCGAGAAGCTGTGCGCGGCGATGGGCCTGACCGAGCGCGAGCTGGCGTGGCTCTGCTACCAGCGGCCCGCGTCGAAGACAGGGCACTACTCCCTCTTTACGATTCCCAAGAAGCGTGGCGGCAAGCGCGTCTTGGCCTCACCCAAGAGCAAGCTGCGCCAGGCACAGCGCTGGATTCTGAGTGAGATTCTCGCCAATCAAGCTCCCCATGCCGCCGCGATGGCTTTCTCGCCCGGCGCGTCGGTGGTGAAGAACGCCGAGCCGCACACGGGAAAATCCGTCGTGGTTAAAGTGGACTTGCAGGATTTCTTTCCGTCGCTGGGCGTCAAGCGAGTCAAGAACTACTTCGAGCACCTGGGCCACAGCGAGGGAGTCGCGACGGTTCTGGCGCTCCTCTGTACCGACTGCCCACGGGTTGCCGTGGAGTTCGACGGAGAGAAAAAGTTTGTCGCGGTGGGGCCACGTGGCGTCCCGCAAGGCGCGCTCACGAGCCCGGCGCTCTCCAACCTGCTCGTGGAGAAGCTGGACAAGCGGCTCACCGGCGCGGCGCAGAAGCTCGGGTTTGTCTACACGCGCTACGCCGACGACCTGACGTTCTCCCACGCCGACGGTAGTGCGCCCGTGGGGCTGCTCCTCACCCTCGTGCGGCAGATCGTCGCCGATGAAAAACTCACGGTGAATGAGAAGAAGACCCAGGTCTTGCGGTCGTCGGACCGCCAGATCATCACGGGCCTCGTGGTCAACGGCGAGCAAGGTGTGCGCCTCTCCCGCGACGATGTCCGGCGCTTCCGCGCGATCCTCCACCACTGCGACACCGAGGGCTTCGATAAGGTCAGCGAGCGCCTGGGCCGCAGCGCCCAAGCCTACTGCCAGGGCTACCTCGCGTTCATAAAGATGGTGCGCCCCGAACTCGCCGACAAGCTGGTCACGGCGCATTCGTGGCTGGTGCGATAA
- a CDS encoding TMEM175 family protein, whose product MTKGRLEAFSDGVIAILITIMVLELKVPHGADWPTLWELKDKFLSYALSFVFLGIYWNNHHHLLQAVRHVDGRVLWANLHLLFWLSLVSFATGWMGENHFATRPVMLYGVILLLCGVAYYILAQVLVAVNGEDSHLARAIGKDIKGIISVVLYLIAVVLAFWLPVGSAVLYGAVAVMWLIPDRRIERGLKSPP is encoded by the coding sequence ATGACCAAGGGCCGACTGGAAGCGTTTAGCGATGGGGTGATCGCGATTCTCATCACGATCATGGTGCTGGAGCTGAAAGTGCCCCATGGGGCGGACTGGCCGACCCTCTGGGAGCTGAAGGATAAGTTTCTCAGCTACGCGCTGAGCTTTGTCTTTCTGGGGATCTACTGGAACAACCACCACCACTTGCTCCAGGCGGTGCGCCATGTGGACGGGCGCGTGCTCTGGGCCAATCTCCATCTCTTGTTCTGGCTCTCGCTGGTCTCGTTTGCGACCGGCTGGATGGGCGAGAACCACTTTGCGACGCGGCCTGTCATGCTCTACGGCGTGATCTTGCTGCTCTGCGGCGTGGCGTACTACATCCTGGCGCAGGTGCTGGTCGCGGTAAACGGTGAGGACTCGCACCTGGCACGGGCAATCGGTAAAGACATCAAAGGAATTATCTCCGTCGTTCTCTACCTGATTGCCGTCGTGCTGGCGTTCTGGCTTCCTGTGGGGTCGGCGGTGCTCTACGGGGCCGTGGCGGTGATGTGGCTCATCCCCGACCGGCGCATTGAGCGGGGCCTGAAGTCCCCGCCTTAG
- the aspS gene encoding aspartate--tRNA ligase produces the protein MAFASWQRTIDCGALRVEHVGQEVVVNGWANSVRDHGGVVFMDLRDRTGLVQIVADPTRNVTGPEAHAIAEKVKSEWCISVRGRVAARPDGLANPNLETGRVEIEAIEITVFNAARTLPFQLDDKNINEEARLKYRYLDLRRPEMYRKMHLRHEIVRAVREYFYKNNFLEIETPVLTKSSPEGARDYLVPYRLQAGKFYALPQAPQQFKQLLMVAGMERYFQIAKCFRDESQRADRQPEFTQIDLEMAFATQDDVLGMVEGLMIEVVEKFTEKTGKTILSKPFPRFSYDEAMRRFGTDKPDIRFGLELIDCAPYLTETQFAVFQQTLANGGQVKAVRYPGGASIPRREMDELGNLSRDWGAKGMAYFLVDDEGKATKGPVAKFLSDTEKEALVTAAEAQPGDLVGFIADQPETVAKVLDRLRRFIGDKLGLIDKNKLAYCWIIDFPVFEKDEETGKLTFAHNPFAMPQADDLDKFETDPLAMRAQCYDMVCNGTECASGAVRIHVPEIQVKVFEKMGLTPEQIQSRFGHMLDAFALGAPPHAGMAPGLDRLVMLLCDEENIREVIAFPKMGGGYDPMMDAPSEVEPEQLKELGISVSGD, from the coding sequence GTGGCATTTGCAAGCTGGCAGAGGACGATAGACTGCGGCGCTTTGCGCGTCGAGCATGTGGGACAAGAAGTGGTAGTCAATGGCTGGGCCAATAGTGTCCGCGACCACGGTGGGGTTGTCTTCATGGACTTGCGGGACCGCACCGGTCTCGTGCAGATTGTCGCCGATCCGACCCGCAATGTCACCGGCCCCGAGGCCCACGCCATCGCCGAGAAGGTCAAGAGCGAGTGGTGTATCTCGGTGCGTGGCCGTGTCGCGGCCCGCCCCGATGGCCTGGCCAACCCGAACTTGGAGACGGGCAGGGTGGAGATCGAGGCGATTGAGATCACGGTCTTCAACGCCGCACGGACCCTGCCCTTCCAGCTCGACGACAAGAACATCAACGAGGAAGCGCGCCTCAAGTACCGCTATCTGGACCTGCGCCGCCCTGAGATGTACCGCAAGATGCACCTGCGCCATGAGATTGTCCGCGCGGTCCGTGAGTACTTCTACAAGAACAACTTCCTCGAGATCGAGACCCCCGTTCTCACAAAATCGTCGCCTGAGGGTGCCCGCGACTACCTGGTTCCCTACCGCCTCCAGGCCGGGAAGTTCTACGCCCTGCCCCAAGCCCCGCAGCAGTTCAAGCAGCTCCTGATGGTGGCGGGGATGGAGCGCTACTTCCAGATCGCCAAGTGCTTCCGCGACGAATCACAAAGGGCAGATAGGCAGCCGGAGTTCACGCAGATCGACCTTGAGATGGCCTTCGCCACGCAAGACGATGTGCTCGGGATGGTCGAGGGCCTGATGATCGAGGTGGTGGAGAAGTTCACCGAGAAGACGGGCAAGACCATTCTCTCCAAGCCCTTCCCGCGCTTCTCCTACGACGAGGCCATGCGCCGCTTTGGCACCGACAAGCCCGATATTCGCTTTGGGCTGGAGCTGATCGACTGCGCGCCCTACCTCACGGAGACGCAGTTCGCGGTCTTCCAGCAGACACTCGCCAATGGCGGCCAGGTCAAGGCCGTGCGCTATCCTGGTGGTGCGAGCATCCCCCGCCGCGAGATGGACGAGCTGGGCAACCTCAGCCGCGACTGGGGCGCCAAGGGCATGGCCTACTTCCTGGTCGACGACGAAGGCAAGGCCACCAAAGGCCCGGTCGCCAAGTTCCTCTCCGACACCGAGAAAGAAGCCCTCGTCACCGCCGCCGAGGCACAACCCGGCGATCTCGTGGGCTTTATCGCCGACCAGCCGGAGACGGTCGCCAAGGTGCTGGACCGCCTGCGCCGCTTTATCGGGGACAAGCTGGGCCTGATCGACAAGAACAAGCTCGCCTACTGCTGGATTATCGACTTCCCGGTCTTCGAGAAAGACGAAGAGACCGGCAAGCTCACGTTTGCGCACAACCCCTTCGCCATGCCCCAAGCCGACGACCTCGACAAGTTCGAGACCGACCCGCTGGCGATGCGTGCCCAGTGCTACGACATGGTCTGCAACGGCACCGAGTGCGCCTCGGGCGCAGTCCGTATCCATGTCCCCGAGATTCAGGTGAAGGTCTTTGAGAAGATGGGCCTGACCCCCGAGCAGATCCAGAGCCGCTTCGGGCACATGCTCGACGCCTTCGCGCTAGGCGCCCCACCCCACGCCGGGATGGCCCCCGGCCTGGACCGCCTCGTCATGCTCCTCTGCGACGAAGAGAACATCCGCGAGGTGATTGCCTTCCCCAAGATGGGCGGCGGCTACGACCCGATGATGGATGCCCCGTCGGAAGTGGAGCCCGAGCAGCTCAAGGAGCTAGGGATTTCAGTTTCCGGGGATTAG
- a CDS encoding AAA family ATPase — MPRLIILAGPNGSGKSTIARTFLPEGMPYLNADEIAKELRLTDPDGVEVRAGRLLLERLDLLAGEGRDFALETTLSGRALAVRVVKLREQGYQVHLYFLYLPSPELAVARVRQRVRTGGHSIPEKTIRRRWESGLRCFYDLYQPLADEWLVVDNTTLDDPGVIAYGTTPQPAAWRQMRANYVERRVKPTEEVL; from the coding sequence ATGCCGCGATTGATCATTCTAGCGGGGCCGAACGGTTCGGGGAAGTCCACGATTGCGCGGACCTTCTTGCCGGAGGGGATGCCGTACCTCAACGCCGATGAGATCGCCAAGGAGCTGCGCCTGACCGACCCGGACGGAGTCGAGGTGCGGGCGGGGCGGCTGCTCCTAGAGCGGCTCGATCTGCTGGCGGGCGAGGGGCGGGACTTTGCGCTGGAGACCACCCTCTCCGGGCGGGCGCTGGCGGTGCGGGTGGTGAAGCTGCGGGAGCAAGGCTACCAGGTGCACCTCTACTTTCTCTATCTCCCCAGCCCGGAGCTTGCGGTGGCTCGTGTGCGCCAGCGGGTGCGAACCGGCGGGCACTCGATCCCCGAGAAGACCATCCGCCGCCGCTGGGAGAGCGGCCTGCGCTGCTTCTACGATCTCTACCAGCCCCTGGCCGATGAGTGGCTGGTGGTAGACAACACGACCCTGGACGACCCCGGGGTGATCGCCTACGGAACGACGCCACAGCCCGCTGCCTGGCGTCAGATGAGAGCAAACTATGTCGAGCGACGAGTCAAACCAACCGAAGAAGTCCTTTGA